Proteins encoded within one genomic window of Sphingomonas cannabina:
- a CDS encoding RNA polymerase sigma factor — MSQLNEMLRHVRSVLRRRGVADQDAEDLVHEAFLKVERYEQKHAVRSQEALLVKAAVNLSIDTERRERRAPFSAGNVFSIADAAPDPEQVLQSQARLKHAAAGLARLPERTRRILLRRRLDGVNYATIAEEEGMSIPAVEKQVARATLEMMNWMEQW; from the coding sequence ATGAGCCAGTTGAACGAGATGTTGCGGCATGTCCGATCCGTGCTCAGGCGGCGTGGCGTCGCGGATCAGGATGCCGAGGATCTGGTGCACGAAGCCTTCCTGAAGGTGGAGCGCTACGAGCAGAAGCACGCGGTACGCTCGCAGGAAGCGCTGTTGGTCAAGGCGGCGGTCAACCTGTCGATCGACACCGAGCGCCGGGAGCGCCGGGCGCCCTTCTCCGCCGGAAACGTGTTCAGCATCGCCGATGCGGCGCCGGACCCGGAGCAGGTGCTGCAATCCCAGGCACGGCTGAAGCACGCCGCCGCCGGCCTGGCGCGCCTGCCCGAGCGCACCCGCCGCATCCTGCTCCGCCGCCGGCTGGACGGAGTCAACTACGCGACAATCGCCGAAGAAGAAGGGATGTCGATCCCCGCAGTGGAGAAGCAGGTCGCCCGAGCGACCCTGGAGATGATGAACTGGATGGAACAATGGTGA
- a CDS encoding amidohydrolase family protein: MIFVRGLAIAATVLLSAALLGAADRRPPAVLVDHHVHVHSPAILAFLPAYCASPGRTSKCDPEFTSPLTVTDLLRAMDAAGIRRARVMSTAYLAESPMMVPPVPDHAEIVRKANDFTVALARAHPDRLEAYIGVNPLTATALPEIERWRGDRHVAGIKLHLANSRFDYHRPDQVRMLTETLRAAAAAHLRIMIHMRNRATGYGAEEARIFVDQVLPAARGTTVQIAHAAGWGGIDAATLDALGVFAGACEQDRTLCADLYFDLAAIKPAEASGQDKAALVALIRRIGPGHFLPASDWPFARDLGAYYAALATLPLSEIEWRTIAHNVGR, from the coding sequence TTGATCTTCGTCCGCGGGCTCGCGATCGCCGCGACGGTCCTGCTGTCCGCTGCGTTGCTAGGCGCAGCGGACCGTCGACCGCCGGCGGTGCTCGTCGACCACCACGTGCATGTGCATTCGCCCGCGATCCTCGCCTTCCTGCCCGCTTATTGCGCGAGCCCGGGCAGGACCAGCAAATGCGATCCCGAGTTCACCAGCCCGCTCACCGTGACCGACCTGCTGCGGGCCATGGACGCCGCCGGGATCAGGCGCGCGCGGGTGATGTCGACCGCCTATCTGGCGGAAAGCCCGATGATGGTGCCGCCTGTCCCGGATCACGCGGAGATCGTCCGCAAGGCGAACGACTTCACTGTAGCACTGGCCCGCGCCCATCCGGACAGGCTCGAAGCCTATATCGGCGTCAATCCGCTCACCGCGACGGCGCTGCCGGAGATCGAGCGCTGGCGGGGCGATCGCCACGTCGCCGGAATCAAGCTGCATCTCGCCAACTCGCGCTTCGACTATCATCGGCCCGATCAGGTGAGGATGCTGACGGAGACCCTCCGCGCCGCGGCGGCCGCGCATCTGCGCATCATGATCCACATGCGCAACCGGGCGACCGGCTATGGCGCGGAGGAAGCGCGCATCTTCGTGGACCAAGTGCTGCCGGCCGCACGCGGCACGACGGTACAGATCGCACATGCCGCAGGCTGGGGCGGCATCGATGCCGCGACGCTCGACGCGCTCGGCGTCTTCGCCGGTGCCTGCGAGCAGGACCGGACGCTCTGTGCCGATCTCTATTTCGACCTCGCCGCCATCAAGCCTGCCGAGGCATCGGGTCAGGACAAGGCGGCGCTGGTCGCCCTGATACGCAGGATCGGGCCGGGGCACTTCCTGCCGGCATCGGACTGGCCGTTCGCGCGCGACCTCGGCGCCTATTACGCCGCGCTCGCCACCCTTCCGCTGTCTGAGATCGAATGGCGGACGATCGCCCACAATGTCGGCCGTTGA
- a CDS encoding FecR family protein, which produces MIRSKEERTRLNAEASAWLARLHGPRGREAEGALQDWLKVDPAHQEAFERATELWELLPGAVELDEEPRSPARRRFVPLALAASVAALAGAGAITFYLNQAPTFDTRAGEQRTATLDDGSRIALNTDSHITVKFDRDEREVLLDRGEAMFDVAHDAKRPFVVRAGDEQIKAVGTSFVVRRDGERVRVTLLRGKVEVMRIGERPRLLAVLAPGERVSASPEAAPLLDRPALDAVTAWRRGELLFRNTPLSEAVAEVNRYGRERVVVNDARLGALPISGVFANDDPAEFAAAVAQLHGLKVRREDKAVLLTP; this is translated from the coding sequence GTGATCCGCTCGAAGGAGGAGCGAACGCGCCTGAACGCGGAGGCGTCGGCATGGCTCGCCAGGCTGCACGGCCCGCGCGGGCGTGAGGCCGAGGGAGCGCTGCAGGACTGGCTCAAGGTCGATCCCGCGCACCAGGAGGCATTCGAGCGCGCCACCGAGCTGTGGGAGCTGCTGCCCGGCGCGGTCGAACTCGACGAGGAACCGCGGAGCCCGGCGCGAAGGCGCTTCGTGCCGCTGGCGCTCGCCGCATCGGTGGCCGCGCTGGCAGGTGCGGGAGCGATCACCTTCTATCTCAACCAGGCACCGACCTTCGATACCCGCGCCGGGGAGCAACGCACCGCAACCCTGGACGACGGCAGCCGGATCGCGCTCAACACCGACAGCCACATCACGGTGAAGTTCGACCGCGACGAGCGCGAGGTGCTGCTCGACCGCGGCGAGGCGATGTTCGACGTGGCGCATGATGCCAAACGGCCATTCGTCGTCAGGGCCGGCGACGAGCAGATCAAGGCGGTCGGCACCAGCTTCGTGGTACGGCGCGATGGCGAGCGGGTCCGCGTCACGCTGCTGCGTGGCAAGGTCGAGGTCATGCGTATCGGCGAGCGTCCACGGTTACTCGCCGTCCTCGCACCGGGTGAGCGCGTTTCGGCGAGTCCGGAGGCGGCGCCGCTGCTCGATCGGCCGGCGCTCGATGCGGTCACCGCCTGGCGCCGTGGCGAGCTCCTGTTCCGCAACACGCCCTTGTCGGAAGCGGTCGCCGAGGTGAACCGATACGGTCGGGAACGCGTGGTGGTGAACGATGCGCGGTTGGGCGCGCTACCCATCTCAGGCGTGTTCGCAAACGACGATCCGGCGGAGTTCGCCGCAGCGGTGGCGCAGCTGCACGGCCTCAAGGTGCGGCGCGAGGACAAAGCGGTGCTTTTGACGCCTTGA